A single window of Oreochromis aureus strain Israel breed Guangdong linkage group 7, ZZ_aureus, whole genome shotgun sequence DNA harbors:
- the cnot1 gene encoding CCR4-NOT transcription complex subunit 1 isoform X1 has translation MNLDSLSLALSQISYLVDNLTKKNYRASQQEIQHIVNRHGPEADRHLLRCLFSHVDFSGDGKSSGKDFHQTQFLIQECVSLISKPNFISTLCYAIDNPLHYQKSLKPSAHLFTQLSKVLKLSKVQEVIFGLALLNSSNTDLRGFAAQFIKQKLPDLLRSYVDADLGGNQEGGFQDIAIEVLHLLLSHLLFGQKGASGVGQEQIDAFLKTLCRDFPQERCPVVLAPLLYPEKRDILMDRILPDSGELAKTRMESSLAEFIQEVGYGFCASLDECRNIIVQYGVREVTASQVARVLGMMARTHSGLTDGIPLQSISAPGSGIWSDGKDKNDGSQSHTWNVEVLIDIVKEVNPNLNFKEVTYELDHPGFIIRDSKGLQIVVFGILRGLGIESFPVDLIYRPWKHAEGQLSFIQHSLMNPEVFCFADYPCHTVAIDILKAPPEDDNREIATWKSLDLVESLLRLSEVGQYEQVKQLFSFPIKHCPDMLVLALLQITTSWHTLRHELISTLMPIFLGNHPNSAIILHYAWHGQGQSPSIRQLIMHSMAEWYMRGEQYDQAKLSRILDVAQDLKSLSMLLNGTPFAFVIDLAALASRREYLKLDKWLTDKIREHGEPFIQACVTFLKRRCPSIMGGLAPDKDQPKSAQLPPETLATMLACLQSCAGSVSQELSETILTMVANCSNVMNKARQPPPGVMPKGRAPSTSTLDAISPVQMDPLSGIGGLNLGPTATSHNPSISFPTPVNTPFNNPQSPAKAFPPLPNPNPSTPFGSISGLPSQLPGALGTGIGPGLGMPAGSTDPFGPRKMSTPGLNPPTFQQTDLSQVWPEANQHFSKEIDDEANSYFQRIYNHPPHPTMSVDEVLEMLQRFKDSTIKREREVFNCMLRNLFEEYRFFPQYPDKELHITACLFGGIIEKGLVTYMALGLALRYVLEALRKPYGSKMYYFGIAALDRFKNRLKDYPQYCQHLASIGHFLQFPHHLQECVQYIEYGQQSRDPPVKMQGSITTPGSLALVQAQAQSQQPAGLKAPQPGQPSTLVTTTTTTTTASKTSTIARPTPSNFKKDVPPSINTTNIDTLLVATDQTERIVEPPENVQEKIAFIFNNLSQSNMTQKVEELKETVKEEFMPWVSQYLVMKRVSIEPNFHSLYSNFLDTLKNPEFVKMVLNETYRNIKVLLTSDKAAANFSDRSLLKNLGHWLGMITLAKNKPILYTDLEVKSLLLEAYVKGQQELLYVVPFVAKVLESSVRSMVFRPQNPWTMAIMNVLAELHQEHDLKLNLKFEIEVLCKNLSLDINELKPGNLLKDKEKLKNLEEQLSAPKKEAKPPEEMLPVSTAGDFVPFAAPPSTPAATTTTCATTGPPTPQFSYHDINVYALAGLAPHININVNIPLLQAHPQLKQCVRQSVERAVQELVHPVVDRSIKIAMTTCEQIIRKDFALDSEESRMRVAAHHMMRNLTAGMAMITCREPLLMSIATNLKNSFAAALRAPTPQQRDMMEEAAARIAQDNCELACCFIQKTAVEKAGPEMDKRLATEFELRKHARQEGRRYCDPVVLTYQAERMPEQIRLKVGGVDPKQLAVYEEFARNVPGFLPSNDLSQPTGFLAQPMKQQAWATDDVAQIYDKCIADLEQHLHAIPPALAMNPLTQALRSLLEAVALARNSRDGIAALGLLQKAVEGLLDATSGADADLLLRYRECHLLVLKALQDGRAYGPQWCNKQITRCLIECRDEYKYNVEAVELLIRNHLVNMQQYDLHLAQSMENGLHYMAVAFAMQLVKLLLVDERSVSHVTEADLFHTIETLMRTCAHSRANAPEGLPQLMDVVRSNYEAMIDRAHGGPNFMMHSGISQASEYDDPPGLREKAEYLLREWVNLYHSAAAGRDSTKAFSAFVGQMHQQGILKTDDLITRFFRLCTEMCVEISYRAQAEQQHNPAASAAIIRAKCYHNLDAFVRLIALLVKHSGEATNTVTKINLLNKVLGIVVGVLIQDHDVRQTEFQQLPYHRIFIMLLLELNAPEHVLETINFQTLTAFCNTFHILRPTKAPGFVYAWLELISHRIFIARMLAHTPQQKGWPMYAQLLIDLFKYLAPFLRNVELNKPMQILYKGTLRVLLVLLHDFPEFLCDYHYGFCDVIPPNCIQLRNLILSAFPRNMRLPDPFTPNLKVDMLSEINIAPRILTNFTGVMPSQFKKDLDSYLKTRSPVTFLSELRSNLQVSNEPGNRYNIQLINALVLYVGTQAIAHIHNKGSTPSMSTITHSAHMDIFQNLAVDLDTEGRYLFLNAIANQLRYPNSHTHYFSCTMLYLFAEANTEAIQEQITRVLLERLIVNRPHPWGLLITFIELIKNPAFKFWSHDFVHCAPEIEKLFQSVAQCCMGQKQAQQVMEGTGAS, from the exons AGTTTGAAGCCGTCTGCTCACTTATTCACTCAACTGAGCAAAGTTCTTAAGCTCAGCAAAGTCCAAGAG GTTATATTTGGCCTTGCTCTGCTCAACTCCAGCAACACAGACCTTCGTGGCTTTG CTGCTCAGTTCATCAAGCAGAAACTTCCAGACCTCCTGCGGTCATACGTTGACGCAGATCTTGGAGGAAACCAAGAAGGTGGCTTCCAAGACATTGCCATAGAGGTGCTGCACCTACTGCTCTCCCATCTACTGTTTGGACAGAAGGGAGCCAGTGGGGTAGGGCAAGAGCAGATTGACGCCTTCCTAAAAACACTTTGCCGAG ATTTCCCCCAGGAGCGCTGTCCTGTGGTGCTCGCACCACTGCTGTACCCTGAAAAACGGGACATTCTCATGGACAGGATCCTGCCTGACTCGGGGGAGTTAGCTAAGACCAGGATGGAGAGTTCTCTTGCAGAATTCATTCAAGAAGTTGGCTATGGTTTCTGTGCTAG tCTGGACGAGTGCAGAAACATAATCGTCCAATATGGGGTGAGAGAGGTGACAGCCAGCCAGGTAGCCAGAGTCCTGGGCATGATGGCTCGTACCCACTCTGGTCTAACTGACGGCATCCCACTACAG TCTATCTCCGCTCCAGGAAGTGGTATCTGGAGCGATGGGAAAGATAAGAACGATGGTTCGCAGTCACATACGTGGAACGTTGAGGTACTCATCGACATTGTCAAAGAAGTG AATCCCAATCTCAACTTCAAAGAGGTGACATATGAACTGGACCACCCGGGCTTTATAATCCGAGATAGCAAAGGCCTGCAGATAGTGGTGTTTGGGATCCTGAGAGGGCTGGGCATTGAAAGTTTCCCTGTGGATCTCATCTATCGGCCTTGGAAACATGCTGAGGGACAG tTGTCATTCATTCAACACTCCCTGATGAACCCGGAAGTGTTTTGCTTTGCCGACTACCCTTGTCACACTGTGGCCATTGACATCCTCAAGGCCCCACCAGAGGATGACAATAGAGAGATTGCCACATG GAAAAGTCTTGATCTGGTGGAGAGTCTGCTTCGACTGTCTGAGGTGGGCCAGTATGAGCAGGTGAAGCAGCTGTTCAGCTTCCCGATCAAACACTGCCCAGATATGTTGGTGCTGGCATTACTGCAGATTACCACCTCATGGCACACACTGCGCCACGAGCTCATCTCCACCCTGATGCCCATCTTTTTGGGAAATCACCCCAACTCTGCCATTATCCTGCACTACGCCTGGCATGGACAG GGACAGTCTCCTTCCATACGTCAGCTAATTATGCATTCGATGGCTGAATGGTACATGAGAGGGGAGCAGTATGACCAAGCAAAGTTATCTCGCATCCTGGATGTGGCCCAAGACTTAAAG TCTCTATCAATGCTGCTGAATGGTACTCCGTTTGCCTTTGTTATTGATCTCGCTGCACTTGCCTCGCGTCGTGAATACCTCAAACTTGATAAATGGCTTACTGACAAAATTAGAGAGCACGGG GAACCTTTCATCCAAGCTTGTGTGACGTTCTTGAAGAGGCGCTGTCCATCCATTATGGGGGGTTTGGCTCCTGACAAGGACCAGCCCAAAAGTGCCCAGTTACCTCCAGAGACTTTAGCCACCATGCTAGCCTGCTTGCAGTCATGTGCTGG CAGTGTATCCCAGGAGTTGTCGGAGACTATCCTGACGATGGTGGCTAATTGCAGCAATGTAATGAATAAAGCCCGACAGCCACCACCAGGTGTAATGCCAAAGGGACGTGCCCCGAGCACCAGCACCCTAGATGCCATCTCACCTGTACAG atggaccctCTGAGTGGCATTGGCGGTTTGAATTTGGGGCCCACAGCTACTTCCCACAATCCAAGCATAAGTTTCCCAACCCCAGTGAATACACCTTTCAATAATCCCCAGTCTCCAGCAAAAGCCTTTCCACCACTTCCCAATCCTAATCCCAGCACACCTTTTGGGAGCATTTCCGGCCTCCCTTCACAGCTCCCTG GTGCACTTGGCACGGGCATCGGTCCTGGTCTAGGGATGCCAGCAGGAAGCACTGATCCTTTTGGTCCCAGGAAGATGAGCACACCGGGCCTGAACCCACCAACCTTTCAGCAGA CCGACCTTTCTCAGGTGTGGCCCGAAGCAAACCAGCACTTTAGTAAGGAAATAGATGACGAAGCAAACAGTTACTTCCAGCGCATTTACAACCATCCACCTCACCCAACCATGTCTGTGGATGAA GTCTTGGAAATGCTGCAGAGGTTTAAGGATTCAACCATCAAGCGGGAGCGAGAGGTGTTCAACTGCATGCTTCGAAACCTGTTTGAGGAATACAGATTCTTCCCCCAGTACCCGGACAAGGAGCTGCATATCACTGCCTGTCTTTTTGGTGGAATAATCGAGAAGGGTCTTGTCACGTACATGGCCCTCGGTTTGGCCCTCCGATATGTTCTTGAAGCCTTAAGAAAACCGTACGGATCCAAAATGTATTACTTTGGAATTGCTGCCCTAGATCGGTTCAAAAACAG aCTAAAGGACTACCCTCAGTACTGTCAGCACCTGGCTTCAATTGGTCATTTCTTGCAATTCCCCCACCATTTACAAGAG TGTGTGCAGTATATTGAGTATGGACAACAGTCACGGGACCCTCCAGTGAAGATGCAGGGGTCCATCACCACACCTGGGAGCCTGGCTCTGGTACAAGCCCAGGCACAGTCACAGCAACCTGCCGGCCTTAAAGCCCCACAGCCAGGCCAGCCCAGCACCCTCGTCACAACCACCACCACGACAACCACGGCCTCCAAGACGTCCACGATCGCAAGACCGACACCCAGCAACTTCAAGAAGGATGTGCCT CCCTCCATAAACACTACCAACATTGACACCCTGCTGGTGGCTACTGACCAAACGGAAAGGATTGTAGAACCTCCGGAGAATGTCCAGGAGAAGATTGCTTTTATTTTCAACAACCTTTCTCAGTCCAACATGACTCAGAAG GTCGAGGAGTTGAAAGAGACGGTGAAAGAGGAGTTTATGCCCTGGGTGTCTCAGTACCTGGTGATGAAGCGAGTCAGCATCGAGCCCAACTTTCACAGCCTCTACTCAAACTTTTTGGACACACTCAAAAACCCCGAGTTTGTGAAGATGGTTCTTAATGAAACCTACAGGAACATCAAG GTGCTTCTGACCTCAGACAAGGCAGCTGCCAACTTCTCTGATCGCTCCCTGCTGAAGAACCTTGGCCACTGGTTAGGCATGATTACACTGGCCAAAAACAAGCCTATCCTTTACACA GATCTAGAAGTAAAGTCTTTGCTACTGGAAGCTTATGTGAAAGGCCAGCAGGAGCTGCTCTATGTGGTTCCCTTTGTGGCCAAAGTTTTGGAATCCAGCGTGCGAAGCATG GTTTTCAGACCCCAGAATCCTTGGACAATGGCCATCATGAATGTTCTCGCTGAGCTGCATCAGGAACATGACCTCAAG TTGAATTTGAAGTTTGAGATTGAAGTTCTGTGTAAGAACTTATCTTTGGACATCAACGAGCTGAAGCCAGGAAACCTGCTGAAGGACAAGGAGAAGCTAAAGAACCTCGAGGAGCAGCTATCGGCACCAAAGAAGGAGGCAAAACCTCCAGAGGAGATGCTGCCAGTCTCTACTGCAG GAGACTTTGTTCCATTTGCAGCTCCTCCCTCCACCCCAGCTGCAACCACCACCACTTGTGCAACGACCGGGCCCCCCACCCCGCAGTTTAGTTACCATGACATCAATGTGTATGCACTGGCAGGCCTGGCTCCCCACATCAATATAAATGTCAAC ATCCCTCTGCTGCAGGCTCATCCTCAGCTAAAGCAATGTGTGCGTCAATCAGTGGAGCGTGCCGTCCAGGAGCTGGTGCACCCTGTGGTCGATCGCTCTATCAAAATCGCAATGACAACCTGTGAGCAGATCATCAGGAAGGACTTTGCTCTGGATTCTGAAGAGTCCCGCATGCGTGTGGCTGCGCACCATATGATGAGAAACCTGACTGCTGGCATGGCCATGATCACCTGCCGTGAGCCTCTGCTCATGAGCATTGCCACCAACCTAAAGAATAgctttgctgcagctctgagG GCACCAACACCCCAACAGAGGGACATGATGGAAGAGGCTGCAGCCAGAATTGCTCAAGACAACTGTGAACTGGCTTGCTGTTTCATTCAGaaaacagcagtggagaagGCTGGCCCTGAAATGGACAAGAGACTAGCCACG GAGTTTGAGCTGAGGAAGCATGCACGCCAGGAGGGACGTCGCTATTGTGATCCCGTTGTTCTGACTTACCAGGCTGAACGTATGCCAGAGCAGATCAGGCTAAAG GTGGGAGGAGTGGACCCTAAGCAGCTGGCTGTGTATGAGGAGTTTGCTAGAAATGTTCCAGGTTTCTTACCAAGTAATGACCTTTCCCAACCGACTGGCTTCTTGGCTCAGCCCATGAAG CAACAGGCATGGGCGACGGATGATGTTGCTCAGATCTATGATAAGTGCATAGCAGACCTGGAGCAGCATCTTCATGCCATCCCTCCAGCGCTTGCCATGAACCCTCTTACCCAGGCCCTGCGGAGCTTGCTGGAAGCTGTGGCTCTGGCTAGAAACTCCAGGGATGGCATTGCAGCGCTTGGCTTGCTGCAGAAG GCTGTTGAAGGTCTTCTGGATGCTACGAGCGGCGCCGATGCCGACTTGCTGCTTCGCTATAGGGAGTGCCACCTGTTGGTGCTTAAAGCCCTCCAGGATGGACGTGCCTATGGCCCACAGTGGTGCAATAAGCAGATCACCAG GTGTCTGATTGAATGCCGTGACGAATACAAGTACAACGTCGAGGCGGTGGAGCTTTTGATCAGGAACCATCTTGTAAATATGCAGCAGTATGACCTGCACCTAGCACAG TCAATGGAAAATGGACTGCACTACATGGCGGTTGCATTTGCCATGCAGTTggtgaagctgctgctggtggaTGAACGCAGTGTGAGCCACGTCACAGAAGCTGACCTCTTCCACACAATTGAGACTTTAATGAGGACCTGTGCACACTCCAGAGCTAATGCACCTGAGGG GCTTCCCCAGCTGATGGATGTGGTTCGCTCCAACTATGAAGCCATGATTGACCGGGCCCACGGTGGACCCAACTTCATGATGCACTCTGGGATTTCACAGGCGTCAGAATATGATGATCCTCCAGGCTTGAGGGAGAAGGCAGAGTACCTCCTGAGGGAATGGGTCAACCTGTATcactcagctgctgctggcaggGATAGCACCAAAGCTTTCTCTGCCTTTGTTGGCCAG ATGCACCAGCAGGGAATTCTGAAGACGGATGACCTGATCACTCGCTTCTTCCGGCTGTGCACAGAAATGTGTGTGGAGATTAGCTATCGGGCACAAGCTGAACAGCAGCACAACCCAGCAGCCAGTGCAGCCATCATCAGAGCTAAATGTTACCACAACCTGGATGCATTTGTGAGGCTCATAGCCCTGCTGGTGAAACACTCTGGAGAGGCCACCAACACAGTGACAAAAATCAACCTCCTCAACAAG GTGCTCGGTATTGTAGTTGGCGTGTTGATCCAGGACCACGATGTTCGTCAGACTGAATTCCAGCAGCTGCCGTATCACCGCATTTTCATCATGCTGCTGTTGGAGCTCAACGCCCCTGAACATGTCCTGGAAACCATCAACTTCCAGACACTCACTGCCTTCTG CAATACCTTCCACATCCTGAGACCCACCAAAGCACCTGGTTTTGTGTACGCCTGGCTGGAACTGATTTCTCATCGCATCTTCATTGCCAGGATGCTTGCACACACCCCACAGCAGAAG GGTTGGCCCATGTACGCACAACTGTTGATTGATCTTTTCAAATACCTGGCCCCTTTCCTGAGGAACGTAGAGCTCAACAAACCTATGCAAATCCTCTACAAG GGCACGCTGCGAGTGCTCCTGGTTCTGCTTCACGACTTCCCAGAGTTTCTGTGCGATTACCATTATGGCTTCTGTGATGTCATCCCACCCAACTGCATCCAGCTCCGCAACCTCATCCTCAGTGCCTTTCCACGCAATATGAGGCTTCCTGACCCTTTCACACCCAATCTGAAG GTGGACATGCTGAGCGAGATCAACATCGCTCCACGGATCCTCACAAACTTCACAGGCGTGATGCCTTCACAGTTCAAAAAGGATCTGGACTCGTATCTGAAGACGCGCTCACCCGTGACGTTCCTGTCTGAGCTCCGTAGTAACCTGCAG GTGTCTAATGAACCAGGAAACCGCTACAACATCCAGCTGATCAATGCTCTAGTGTTGTATGTGGGGACACAGGCAATTGCTCACATTCACAATAAGGGCAGCACCCCCTCCATGAGCACCATCACCCACTCTGCTCACATGGACATCTTCCAGAATCTGGCTGTGGACCTGGACACTGAGG GGCGTTACCTGTTCTTGAATGCGATCGCCAATCAGCTGCGTTACCCCAACAGTCACACTCACTACTTCAGCTGCACGATGCTCTATCTGTTTGCCGAGGCCAACACTGAGGCCATCCAGGAGCAGATCACCAG GGTTCTGTTGGAGAGGCTGATAGTGAACAGGCCTCACCCGTGGGGTCTCCTCATCACCTTCATCGAGCTGATCAAGAATCCTGCCTTCAAGTTCTGGAGCCACGACTTTGTGCACTGTGCCCCTGAGATTGAAAA GCTGTTTCAGTCTGTCGCCCAGTGCTGCATGGGACAGAAGCAGGCCCAGCAGGTGATGGAGGGCACCGGTGCCAGCTAG